The DNA window GGCGATGATGCGGGCGGGCGAGAAAGTACACGCTGCCGATGGCGGCTTTACCGCCGGGAACCACGATGTTGTGCCCGCGCTCGACGGCCAGCAGCGGCGCGATCAGCAGCTGCCCACCGATGTCGGGGAACTTGGCCAGCTCGCCGCGGCGAAGGTGCAGCTGGCGGGTGTCGGCGGGCAGGTTGCTCCAGGAGTGGTCGAGGTCGGTGTCGTCGGATACCAGGACCGTGACGTTGCCGGTCCATTCCGGCAGGTTGTTGAGGTAGTGCCCGGCACGGTGTGCCTCGGCGTAGCTGCCGACCAGCAGCAGGATTCGGCGGCGTTGTGGGTCGTCGATGTCGTCTAGCTCCTGCTGCAGCAGCGAGGTCGCGCCGGTCAGGCTGCGGTCAGGTACGGCCAGTTGGTGCAGCATCTGCTCGAGCTGGGCGGGACGCTGCCGGGGGTCGGTGCCGGACAGCCTCAGGGCGGTGGTGACACCGGGCGGGTAGAGGAAGAGCTTGCGGAAGGTGCTCTTCTTGATGGCGGCGACCTCGTGTTCGTGGGGCCGCAGCACGGCGTCGACCTGGGCGTGCAGGTGGTAGCGGCTGGAGGTGCCGGCCCAGCTGGTAGCCGACATCAGCAGCACGTGTGGACCGGGTCGGTTGTCCACGGCAGGGATGTCGGCCAGCTCCAGCAGCAGCTCGCGGCCGACCCCGTTGCAGCGAAAGAACCGCAGCTCACCGCTCTGATCGCCGTCCTCGTTGCGGTCGCCGGCCTGGAACTGGAAGCCCAGCACGTTACCCATGGGGGATTCGGGAACCACCGGCATGTAGTCCTTGGGCGGCCGGCGCGACAGCACGTTGGAGGTCGAATCCAGGTTGAGCGCTGCTTCGACGCGGGGCCACAGAATGGTCATGCGGTCAAGACGATCGTGCAGCACCGCCAGCACGAGGGTGAATTCGAAGCGGTGCAGGTTGGCGTCGAGGTCACCGGCGACGGAGGCGTTGTTCGGGACCAGCTGGCGCAGCAGCTTCTTGAGCCGCTCACGGCTGAACTCGCGAACGAATACCCCGCGGGGGGCGTGCAGCAACTCGGTCGCCATCGCCACGAGCGAGTTGACCAGGTCCGTGGTCGTATCCTCGGGACCACGTTCGCGCAGGGGGGTCAGCGGCGAGTCGCGGAAACTGCCGAGAACGGTGTCGACACGCTGGAGCTCGGCACGCTGAGAAGCGAGTTTGTCCTCGTCGTGGGCCGCGGCATTCTCGTCATCGTCGCGGTTGCGCCTGCGCAGCTCGGGAAACCACTCATTGATCAGCCACTGGTGCAAGGTCATCGCGCTGAAGTAGTCCTGCGTGATCCATCGCCGCAGCGGCTCGTCGTTGATCAGCATGGAGTAGATCCGGTCGGTGGCCGTGATGACCGTGTTGAGCGCATTGTTCCAATCGTCGATCTCGTCACTCGACAACTGCAGCCGGCCCTGCGCGGCCAGCTCGGTCTGTTTGTGCTTGCCGACCTCGTCGAGCCAGGACTCTGCACCTCGGGCCACCAGCGTCGCCGCTGGCGCGAACGCGGTGTCGAGCTGCATCTGTACCCGATCGGCCTCGTCGACGATGATCAGGTCGCTGCGGCGGCAGGCCAGCTCCAGGTAGCGCATATTCTCGTCGTTGAGATGGTCGGGCACACGACTGTGCACCAGCGATGCCGGCGTAGCGACCCAGATCTGCGCGTCGACCAGGTCGCGGGCCGCACTATGCCGCGGGCACGCAGTCCACAACGGGCACCCGTGACGTTTCGGCCTGGCTGGCTTGCGGCGACGCCGGAACCCCGTGCTGGCGGGGTCGGGATCATCGTGCTCGATCTCGGACTGTTCGACATCGTCAGCGTTGTACAAACCGGTGCATGGCGCAGCGGTGATCGCCAGCGCCCGGCG is part of the Micromonospora sp. WMMD980 genome and encodes:
- a CDS encoding signal recognition particle — protein: MRDRSSWHGDLAGEFRGAWKAPAGFGIGDLLDVELAIYLGTHVMPTRPVRDIWTLLSGYPYEEAFGDVRTNEARLMIRRARHFLWDRSRRYTWHNSLHMYLDVDITLRGYTFETIDDLAKALEPTRAHYRWDSYERLLTQPPPLERRELPVAGAGNQLFYVRDQRHSVNIPVELIGLKPWIGHDIGAAPAGKGEPITVTMTELEAAADAMDALESAANAADLAENRTPRRLNDWKRRLRRVELLLRDEAAGAFQTHPRLRIDRLMNLVGMVGAGKSTIRDILAFQLATRERPADRRRTTIVVGDVAEVLTIAEQFRRLGVRAAPILGKSTLERNIQRLHRRSESATQSMLNHDNPGFAHLSSACPLDALRGFEARRALAITAAPCTGLYNADDVEQSEIEHDDPDPASTGFRRRRKPARPKRHGCPLWTACPRHSAARDLVDAQIWVATPASLVHSRVPDHLNDENMRYLELACRRSDLIIVDEADRVQMQLDTAFAPAATLVARGAESWLDEVGKHKQTELAAQGRLQLSSDEIDDWNNALNTVITATDRIYSMLINDEPLRRWITQDYFSAMTLHQWLINEWFPELRRRNRDDDENAAAHDEDKLASQRAELQRVDTVLGSFRDSPLTPLRERGPEDTTTDLVNSLVAMATELLHAPRGVFVREFSRERLKKLLRQLVPNNASVAGDLDANLHRFEFTLVLAVLHDRLDRMTILWPRVEAALNLDSTSNVLSRRPPKDYMPVVPESPMGNVLGFQFQAGDRNEDGDQSGELRFFRCNGVGRELLLELADIPAVDNRPGPHVLLMSATSWAGTSSRYHLHAQVDAVLRPHEHEVAAIKKSTFRKLFLYPPGVTTALRLSGTDPRQRPAQLEQMLHQLAVPDRSLTGATSLLQQELDDIDDPQRRRILLLVGSYAEAHRAGHYLNNLPEWTGNVTVLVSDDTDLDHSWSNLPADTRQLHLRRGELAKFPDIGGQLLIAPLLAVERGHNIVVPGGKAAIGSVYFLARPHHRPDDITLATQAINDWAVRRVRGPGRRFAQTALAAGSPDDAGLRFRAEAARKWHRFLTRRLSWTSLPPDEKSAFTWDQLVVIWQVIGRLVRGGVAARVYFVDGAFSPREAGFTGDDTPATSLLASMLNELTPYFDPESAQTAIDRSLVQALYDPLYRALRDMN